A section of the Platichthys flesus chromosome 22, fPlaFle2.1, whole genome shotgun sequence genome encodes:
- the LOC133933655 gene encoding sterol 26-hydroxylase, mitochondrial: protein MVKTRFPDRIRHSLVSMSVPAAALGSVRLSRALQSRMRGLRSLHAAGSGSELQPGASSVRRNLDVQTTTDTGRLKTIDDLPGPSLATSLYLMLFKGYSDKTHLIQVLQKNQHGPIWRTKYGLFEMVNVASPEFIAQVIRQEGRYPVRVDMSHWNDYMDLRGHDYGLHTSSGPEWYQIRKQLNPKMLKLGEVSAYASDIQEVVGDMLQRIEVLRCRSQDQATVPDMAAELYKFGFEAVSSILFETRLGCLQEDIPKDTLRFIAAVNTMLMLSNAVLFTPRWSRSILPYWKRFVQAWDVLCSVGQKIIDKRMAEIEAQVRSGEPTDGLYLSYLLSSEKLSRSQIYITIIELLLGGVDTTSNTLTWTLYHLARDERAQELLYGEVNSVCPNKREPTTGDLSRMPYLRAVIKETLRLYPVVPGNGRYVTENEVIVGDYWFPKKTQFHLCHFAVCHDEAVFPNPEEFVPERWLRSQMPGFDKPQPYSYVPFGVGVRACVGKRVAEMEMHFALSRMMQHYKVKPEKGAPIVHPHTRILMIPEKPINLRFLPRAE from the exons ATGGTGAAGACGCGCTTCCCAGATCGGATCAGACACTCGCTTGTAAGCATGAGCGTCCCTGCGGCTGCGCTCGGGTCCGTGCGGCTCTCCAGAGCTCTCCAGAGCCGCATGAGGGGTCTCCGGTCACTCCATGCGGCGGGCAGCGGGTCGGAGCTCCAGCCCGGAGCCTCTTCCGTCAGGAGGAACCTGGACGTCCAGACGACGACGGACACAGGGAGGCTGAAGACCATCGATGACCTGCCGGGGCCCAGTTTGGCCACCTCCCTGTACCTGATGCTATTCAAAGGATATTCAGATAAGACGCACCTAATCCAG GTTTTACAGAAGAATCAGCACGGGCCCATTTGGCGCACTAAGTATGGTTTGTTTGAAATGGTCAATGTGGCGAGTCCGGAATTCATAGCTCAAGTGATCCGGCAAGAGGGTCGCTACCCGGTCCGAGTTGATATGTCTCACTGGAATGATTACATGGACCTGAGAGGACACGACTATGGTCTGCACACGAG CTCAGGACCAGAATGGTACCAGATCCGCAAACAGCTGAACCCCAAAATGCTGAAGCTGGGGGAAGTGTCGGCGTATGCCTCCGACATCCAAGAGGTGGTCGGAGATATGCTGCAGCGCATTGAGGTCCTGCGCTGTCGCAGTCAGGACCAGGCCACGGTTCCGGACATGGCGGCTGAGCTCTACAAGTTTGGCTTTGAGG CTGTCTCTTCAATCCTGTTTGAAACCAGGCTGGGCTGCCTGCAGGAGGATATTCCCAAAGACACACTGCGATTCATCGCCGCTGTCAACACCATGTTAATGTTGTCTAATGCCGTGCTTTTTACCCCACGCTGGAGCCGCAGCATCCTCCCTTACTGGAAACGCTTTGTTCAAGCTTGGGACGTCCTCTGTAGCGTAG GCCAGAAAATAATCGACAAGAGGATGGCTGAAATCGAGGCTCAGGTGCGCAGCGGTGAGCCGACAGACGGTCTGTACCTGAGTTATCTGTTGTCCAGTGAAAAGCTGAGCCGATCCCAGATCTACATCACTATCATAGAGCTGCTACTTGGAGGAGTTGACAcg ACGTCCAACACCTTGACCTGGACGTTGTACCACTTAGCACGGGACGAGAGGGCCCAGGAGCTGCTGTACGGGGAGGTGAACTCCGTGTGTCCCAACAAACGGGAGCCGACCACGGGTGACCTGAGCAGGATGCCCTACCTGAGGGCCGTCATAAAGGAGACGTTACG CCTTTATCCCGTCGTACCTGGTAATGGACGCTATGTTACTGAGAACGAGGTGATTGTGGGCGACTACTGGTTCCCAAAGAAG ACTCAGTTCCATCTGTGTCATTTTGCCGTCTGCCATGATGAGGCAGTGTTTCCGAATCCAGAGGAATTTGTCCCGGAGCGCTGGCTCCGCTCTCAGATGCCCGGCTTCGACAAGCCCCAGCCGTACAGCTATGTCCCGTTTGGCGTCGGGGTGCGAGCGTGCGTGGGGAAGAGGGTGGCAGAGATGGAGATGCATTTTGCTCTCTCGAGG ATGATGCAGCACTACAAGGTCAAGCCCGAGAAAGGCGCCCCGATCGTGCACCCTCATACCCGAATCCTGATGATCCCCGAGAAGCCCATCAACCTGCGCTTCCTGCCCAGGGCCGAGTGA
- the tmem198b gene encoding transmembrane protein 198-B, which translates to MSTTLDPLLDQPFQKLSPELLDGCEDTAGRYKVVPCVVCSMCCLFGIIYCFFGYRCFKAVMFLTGLMFGSVVIFMLCYKERVLDTQLSVEASVGIGLGIGTLCGLVTMLVRSVGLFMVGLLLGLLVAVATLVGLEELSDSPPRSVWVPLGVLLGLGMLFAVLTLQWQRLFTTLSTAMFGAAVITVALDYFVELFALVLYMYERLKAAPGKPVCWLTWVVLGVWPALTLLGVMVQWKVTAEGYSHTKVIISRQQRRMQVMRIRQRDDRYRSKKKKKQQHGAASHHQNPAKQVTEPAYRRKPNPIRRYDTDALSPSYIQSFRDRQVQAQPFPGRLVIGPHAVVDVGYDLSSTTPLSGAAGPSLRV; encoded by the exons ATGTCGACCACCCTGGATCCGCTGCTGGACCAGCCCTTCCAGAAGCTGAGCCCCGAGCTGCTCGATGGCTGCGAGGACACCGCCGGCCGCTACAAGGTGGTCCCCTGTGTTGTCTGCTCAATGTGCTGTCTTTTCGGCATCATTTACTGCTTCTTTG gCTATCGCTGCTTCAAAGCCGTGATGTTCCTGACGGGCCTGATGTTCGGCTCTGTCGTCATCTTCATGCTCTGCTACAAGGAGCGCGTGCTGGACACCCAGCTGAGCGTGGAGGCCTCGGTGGGCATCGGCCTGGGCATCGGCACGCTCTGCGGCCTGGTCACCATGCTGGTCCGCAGCGTAGGCCTCTTTATGGTGGGCCTGCTGCTGGGCTTGCTGGTAGCTGTGGCCACCCTGGTGGGCCTGGAGGAGCTGTCCGACAGCCCGCCGCGTTCCGTCTGGGTGCCCCTTGGCGTGCTGCTTGGCCTGGGCATGCTGTTCGCCGTGCTCACCCTGCAGTGGCAGCGTCTCTTTACCACGCTGTCGACCGCGATGTTCGGTGCAGCAGTGATCACGGTGGCGTTGGACTACTTCGTAGAGCTCTTCGCCCTGGTGCTGTACATGTACGAGCGGCTGAAAGCAGCACCTGGCAAACCTGTGTGCTGGCTGACGTGGGTGGTGCTCGGGGTGTGGCCTGCCCTCACCCTGCTGGGTGTCATGGTCCAGTGGAAGGTGACTGCTGAGGGATACTCCCATACCAAGG TGATCATCAGCcggcagcagaggaggatgcaGGTGATGCGGATTCGTCAGCGCGACGACCGCTACCgcagcaagaagaagaagaagcagcagcacgGTGCCGCCTCCCACCATCAAAACCCGGCCAAACAAGTCACTGAGCCCGCCTACCGCCGCAAGCCAAACCCCATCCGCCGCTACGACACGGACGCCCTCTCGCCG AGCTACATCCAGAGTTTCCGAGACCGGCAGGTGCAGGCGCAGCCCTTCCCGGGACGGCTGGTTATTGGACCCCATGCCGTGGTGGACGTGGGCTACGACCTCAGCTCCACGACACCCCTCAGCGGAGCAGCGGGACCCTCGCTCAGGGTCTGA